A portion of the Periophthalmus magnuspinnatus isolate fPerMag1 chromosome 2, fPerMag1.2.pri, whole genome shotgun sequence genome contains these proteins:
- the LOC117382555 gene encoding complement C1q-like protein 2 produces MVLLAVVIAVPLFMLRSTESSAHYYEMMGTCRMVCDPYSAKPGGATAMKQSANALPQPPMAQGTRGEPGRPGKPGPRGPPGEPGPPGPPGPRGPPGERGPKLSVPTLTTGTADTTESDQNSSTNPLRIAFYVGLKNPHEGYEVLKFDDVITNLGNHYDASTGKFTCQVPGMYFFTYHVLMRGGDGTSMWADLCKNGQVRASAIAQDADQNYDYASNTALLHLDSGDEVYVKLDGGKAHGGNNNKYSTFSGFILYLD; encoded by the exons ATGGTCCTGTTGGCGGTGGTCATCGCGGTCCCTCTGTTCATGTTGCGCTCCACCGAGAGCTCGGCGCACTATTACGAGATGATGGGCACGTGCCGAATGGTGTGTGACCCCTACAGCGCCAAACCGGGGGGCGCAACAGCCATGAAGCAGAGTGCCAACGCGCTGCCACAGCCTCCTATGGCGCAGGGGACCCGCGGGGAACCGGGCAGACCGGGGAAACCTGGACCCAGAGGACCACCAGGCGAGCCGGGACCACCGGGGCCACCGGGACCCAGGGGCCCGCCGGGAGAAAGGGGCCCCAAACTGTCCGTACCAACTTTAACAACCGGGACAGCGGATACCACTGAGAGCGACCAGAACTCGTCCACCAACCCTTTACGCATCGCATTTTATGTTGGTCTGAAGAATCCCCACGAGGGCTACGAGGTGCTAAAGTTCGACGACGTGATCACAAACCTGGGAAACCACTACGACGCGAGCACTGGCAAGTTCACGTGCCAGGTGCCCGGGATGTACTTCTTCACCTACCACGTGTTGATGCGCGGAGGAGACGGCACCAGTATGTGGGCAGACCTGTGCAAGAACGGACAG GTCAGAGCCAGTGCCATCGCGCAGGACGCGGACCAGAACTACGACTACGCCAGTAACACTGCGCTGCTGCACTTGGACTCTGGAGACGAGGTGTACGTCAAACTGGACGGAGGCAAAGCGCACGGAGGCAATAACAACAAGTACAGCACCTTCTCCGGCTTCATCCTGTATCTGGACTGA